In Pseudomonas sp. Leaf58, one DNA window encodes the following:
- a CDS encoding phasin family protein: protein MAGKKNSEKEGSSWVGGIEKYSRKIWLAGLGIYSKIDQDGPKLFDSLVKDGEKAEKQAKKTAEDVAETAKSSTTSRVSGVKDRALGKWSELEEAFDKRLNSAISRLGVPSRNEIKALHQQVDSLTKQIEKLTGASVTPISARAAAKPATSKAAAKPAAKTAAAKPAAKVAAAKPVAKPAAAKPAAAKKPAVKKAPAKAAEAKPAAPAASAAPAATAAPAPAAAPASSTTSAPTGTGTLI from the coding sequence ATGGCTGGCAAGAAGAATTCCGAAAAAGAAGGCAGCTCCTGGGTCGGCGGGATCGAGAAGTACTCCCGCAAGATCTGGCTGGCAGGGCTGGGTATCTATTCGAAAATCGACCAGGACGGCCCGAAGCTGTTCGACTCGCTGGTGAAGGATGGCGAGAAGGCCGAGAAGCAAGCGAAGAAGACCGCTGAAGACGTGGCGGAAACCGCCAAGTCGTCGACCACTTCGCGGGTGTCGGGCGTGAAAGACCGTGCGCTGGGCAAGTGGAGCGAGCTCGAAGAGGCTTTTGATAAACGCCTGAATAGCGCCATCTCGCGCCTTGGCGTGCCGAGCCGCAACGAGATCAAGGCCCTGCACCAGCAAGTGGACAGCCTGACCAAGCAGATCGAGAAACTGACCGGTGCTTCGGTTACGCCGATTTCGGCGCGCGCTGCTGCCAAGCCGGCGACGAGCAAGGCAGCGGCCAAGCCTGCGGCGAAAACTGCAGCGGCAAAACCTGCTGCAAAGGTTGCGGCAGCCAAGCCTGTTGCGAAACCGGCCGCCGCCAAACCAGCGGCAGCGAAAAAACCTGCGGTTAAGAAAGCACCGGCCAAGGCGGCAGAGGCAAAGCCGGCAGCTCCAGCGGCCAGCGCTGCTCCAGCCGCTACCGCAGCACCGGCACCTGCCGCTGCCCCGGCCAGCAGCACGACGTCGGCACCGACTGGCACCGGTACCCTGATCTGA
- a CDS encoding phasin family protein has protein sequence MAKVTVKKQDDASGTLGEVRGYARKIWLAGIGAYARVGQEGSDYFNELVKAGEGVEKRGKKRIDLELDAANNQLEEAAEDVSRVRGKVEIQLDKIEKAFDARVGRALNRLGIPSKHDVEALSIKLEQLHELLERVAHKP, from the coding sequence ATGGCCAAAGTGACTGTGAAGAAACAGGATGACGCCTCGGGCACGCTGGGCGAGGTGCGCGGCTACGCGCGCAAGATTTGGCTGGCTGGCATTGGCGCATACGCCCGCGTGGGCCAGGAAGGCTCCGACTACTTCAATGAGCTGGTCAAGGCTGGCGAAGGGGTAGAGAAGCGTGGCAAGAAGCGTATCGACCTTGAGCTCGACGCTGCCAACAATCAGCTCGAAGAAGCCGCTGAGGACGTTAGCCGCGTACGCGGCAAGGTCGAAATTCAACTCGACAAGATCGAAAAAGCTTTCGACGCGCGGGTAGGTCGTGCCTTGAATCGCCTGGGCATTCCGTCTAAACATGACGTTGAGGCGCTGTCGATCAAGCTTGAACAGCTGCACGAGCTGCTTGAGCGCGTCGCGCACAAACCATAA